A stretch of Amycolatopsis balhimycina FH 1894 DNA encodes these proteins:
- a CDS encoding dienelactone hydrolase family protein, which translates to MASKPKQLLAELTHPGPHEVLRGNLALVGLPGVVFTPRAGLGLPAVAFGHGWLQPPDRYRQLLHHLASWGIVAAAPATQRGPLPSHRLLAADLLTTLDVVTTVRLGPDGISVDPAKLGLAGHSSGGGSAVLAAAQDARSEKPRIKAVATITAAQTLPSATESARAITVPGLHLAAEGDLVAPPVAHAEAIAGAWGGDDVQLRYLGKASHLGVTEGRHWSQVIMHGKPHRGTQKLTRALFTAFFLTHLTGTDKYRPLLDADVKHAPIEREEEPAH; encoded by the coding sequence ATGGCCAGCAAGCCCAAGCAGCTGCTCGCGGAGTTGACGCACCCGGGTCCGCACGAGGTCCTGCGGGGCAACCTCGCCCTGGTCGGGCTGCCCGGCGTGGTGTTCACGCCGCGCGCCGGCCTCGGCCTGCCCGCCGTCGCCTTCGGGCACGGCTGGCTGCAGCCGCCCGATCGCTACCGGCAGCTGCTGCACCACCTCGCCAGCTGGGGCATCGTCGCCGCCGCGCCGGCGACGCAGCGCGGGCCGCTGCCGTCGCACCGGCTGCTCGCCGCCGACCTGCTGACCACCCTCGACGTCGTCACGACCGTCCGGCTCGGCCCGGACGGCATCAGCGTCGACCCGGCCAAGCTCGGCCTCGCCGGGCACTCCTCCGGCGGCGGCTCCGCCGTCCTCGCCGCGGCCCAGGACGCGCGAAGCGAAAAGCCGCGGATCAAGGCCGTCGCCACGATCACCGCCGCCCAGACGCTGCCGTCGGCCACCGAGTCGGCGAGGGCGATCACCGTCCCCGGCCTGCACCTCGCCGCGGAGGGTGACCTGGTCGCTCCGCCCGTCGCGCACGCCGAAGCGATCGCCGGTGCCTGGGGCGGCGACGACGTCCAGCTGCGCTACCTCGGCAAGGCGTCCCACCTGGGCGTCACCGAGGGCAGGCACTGGTCCCAGGTGATCATGCACGGCAAGCCCCACCGCGGGACCCAGAAGCTCACCCGCGCGCTGTTCACGGCGTTCTTCCTGACGCACCTGACCGGCACCGACAAGTACCGGCCCCTGCTCGACGCGGACGTCAAGCACGCGCCCATCGAACGCGAAGAAGAGCCCGCCCACTGA
- the glmS gene encoding glutamine--fructose-6-phosphate transaminase (isomerizing), protein MCGIVGYVGHRPALDVVLGGLRRMEYRGYDSAGVAVLDGAGALTVERKAGRLANLEGRLDEVGRENFGGTAGMGHTRWATHGAPIDRNSHPHRDASQRVAVVHNGIIENFATLRAELEADGVEMASDTDSETAAHLIARAYTEGDTKGDFTASVAMVCRRLEGAFTLVVTHADHPDTIVAARRSSPLVVGVGEGEHFVASDVAAFIEHTREAVELGQDQLVVITREGYEVLDFHGDAAQAKPFTVDWDLSAAEKGGHEYFMLKEIEEQPEALANTLRGHFESGRIILDEQRISDQDLRDVDKVFVVACGSAYHSGLVAKYAIEHWTRLPVEVELASEFRYRDPVLDRDTLVVAVSQSGETADTLEAVRHAREQKARVLAVCNTNGAQIPRESDAVLYTHAGPEIGVASTKAFLAQIAANYLVGLALAQARGTKYPDEVAREFAELEAMPAAVQKVLSTVEQVRDLGRRIADSKAILFLGRHVGFPVALEGALKLKELAYMHAEGFAAGELKHGPIALIEDGLPVVVVMPSPKGRAVLHSKLVSNISEIQARGARTIVIAEEGDETVRPFADELIEVPAVPTLLQPLVSTVPLQVLAAEIARARGYDVDKPRNLAKSVTVE, encoded by the coding sequence GTGTGTGGAATCGTGGGATATGTCGGGCACCGCCCGGCTCTGGACGTCGTCCTCGGTGGGCTCCGGCGCATGGAGTACCGCGGTTACGACTCGGCCGGTGTCGCGGTCCTCGACGGCGCCGGCGCGCTGACCGTTGAGCGCAAGGCCGGCCGGCTGGCCAACCTGGAAGGCCGGCTCGACGAGGTCGGCCGCGAAAACTTCGGCGGCACCGCCGGCATGGGGCACACGCGGTGGGCCACCCACGGTGCGCCGATCGACCGCAACTCGCACCCGCACCGGGACGCCTCGCAGCGTGTCGCCGTCGTGCACAACGGCATCATCGAAAACTTCGCCACCCTCCGCGCCGAGCTCGAAGCCGACGGCGTAGAGATGGCCAGCGACACCGACAGCGAGACCGCCGCTCACCTCATCGCGCGGGCGTACACCGAAGGCGACACCAAGGGCGACTTCACCGCCAGCGTCGCCATGGTCTGCCGCCGCCTCGAAGGCGCGTTCACCCTGGTCGTGACGCACGCCGACCACCCCGACACGATCGTGGCCGCCCGTCGGTCGTCGCCGCTGGTCGTCGGGGTCGGCGAGGGCGAGCACTTCGTCGCCTCCGACGTCGCCGCCTTCATCGAGCACACCCGCGAGGCCGTCGAGCTCGGGCAGGACCAGCTCGTCGTCATCACCCGCGAGGGCTACGAGGTCCTGGACTTCCACGGCGACGCCGCCCAGGCGAAGCCGTTCACCGTGGACTGGGACCTCAGCGCCGCCGAGAAGGGCGGCCACGAGTACTTCATGCTCAAGGAGATCGAGGAGCAGCCCGAAGCGCTGGCCAACACGCTGCGCGGGCACTTCGAGTCCGGCCGGATCATCCTCGACGAGCAGCGCATCTCCGACCAGGACCTCCGCGACGTCGACAAGGTCTTCGTCGTCGCCTGCGGGTCGGCCTACCACTCCGGCCTGGTCGCCAAGTACGCCATCGAGCACTGGACGCGCCTGCCGGTCGAGGTCGAGCTGGCGTCGGAGTTCCGCTACCGCGACCCGGTCCTCGACCGCGACACGCTGGTCGTCGCCGTCTCCCAGTCCGGCGAGACGGCGGACACGCTGGAGGCCGTCCGGCACGCCCGCGAGCAGAAGGCGCGCGTGCTGGCCGTCTGCAACACCAACGGCGCGCAGATCCCGCGCGAGTCCGACGCCGTCCTCTACACCCACGCCGGGCCCGAGATCGGCGTCGCCTCGACCAAGGCGTTCCTCGCCCAGATCGCGGCCAACTACCTGGTCGGCCTGGCGCTGGCGCAGGCCCGCGGCACGAAGTACCCGGACGAGGTCGCGCGCGAGTTCGCCGAGCTCGAGGCCATGCCCGCGGCCGTCCAAAAGGTACTGTCCACTGTGGAGCAGGTGCGGGACCTCGGCCGCCGGATCGCCGACTCGAAGGCGATCCTGTTCCTCGGTCGCCACGTCGGCTTCCCGGTCGCCCTCGAAGGCGCGCTGAAGCTCAAGGAACTCGCGTACATGCACGCCGAGGGCTTCGCCGCCGGCGAGCTCAAGCACGGCCCGATCGCGCTGATCGAAGACGGCCTGCCGGTCGTCGTCGTGATGCCGTCGCCCAAGGGCCGCGCGGTGCTGCACTCGAAGCTCGTGTCGAACATCAGCGAGATCCAGGCGCGCGGCGCCCGCACGATCGTCATCGCCGAAGAGGGCGACGAGACGGTCCGGCCGTTCGCCGACGAGCTGATCGAGGTCCCGGCGGTGCCGACGCTGCTGCAGCCGCTGGTCTCCACCGTGCCGCTGCAGGTGCTGGCCGCGGAGATCGCCCGCGCCCGCGGGTACGACGTCGACAAGCCGCGTAACCTGGCGAAGTCCGTCACCGTGGAATAA
- a CDS encoding DeoR/GlpR family DNA-binding transcription regulator encodes MSGGTASTGDRKTRPSDAVVEQRRQDILDHVIEQGEARIDDLTTRFKVSLMTIHRDLDDLAERRLLRKLRGKVEAYPALTIETAARFRDTLHHGEKEALGEAAAKHVQPGQTVFVDDSTTLLPLVRRLAEIDALTVVTNSLHAARLLGPQVDVVLAGGRYSHEYDSCAGPEVINLLDSIRADVAFVSVTAVAVGRLFHPDRDYAELKKAAIKVANHNVLVVDHSKFGRTATYSHGDVGDYDLLITGEATPTEEIEAALNAGTTIEIVEHVAEGQPYDS; translated from the coding sequence GTGAGCGGCGGCACAGCATCCACAGGGGACCGGAAGACCCGGCCGTCCGACGCCGTCGTCGAGCAGCGCCGGCAGGACATCCTCGACCACGTCATCGAGCAGGGTGAAGCCCGCATCGACGACCTGACGACGCGGTTCAAGGTCAGCCTCATGACCATCCACCGCGACCTCGACGACCTGGCCGAACGCCGGCTCCTGCGCAAGCTCCGCGGCAAGGTCGAGGCCTACCCGGCGCTCACCATCGAGACCGCCGCCCGCTTCCGCGACACCCTCCACCACGGTGAGAAGGAAGCCCTCGGCGAAGCCGCCGCGAAGCACGTCCAGCCGGGCCAGACCGTCTTCGTCGACGACTCCACGACCCTCCTCCCGCTGGTCAGGCGCCTGGCCGAGATCGACGCCCTCACCGTCGTCACGAACTCGCTGCACGCCGCCCGGCTGCTCGGGCCCCAGGTCGACGTCGTCCTCGCCGGCGGCCGCTACAGCCACGAGTACGACTCCTGCGCCGGTCCCGAGGTCATCAACCTGCTCGACAGCATCCGCGCCGACGTCGCGTTCGTCTCGGTCACCGCCGTCGCCGTCGGGCGGCTCTTCCACCCGGACCGTGACTACGCCGAGCTGAAGAAGGCGGCCATCAAGGTCGCGAATCACAACGTCCTCGTCGTCGACCACTCGAAGTTCGGCCGCACCGCGACCTACTCGCACGGCGACGTCGGCGACTACGACCTGCTGATCACCGGTGAGGCCACGCCCACAGAGGAGATCGAGGCCGCGCTCAACGCGGGCACCACGATCGAGATCGTCGAACACGTCGCAGAGGGGCAGCCCTATGACAGCTGA
- a CDS encoding bifunctional ADP-dependent NAD(P)H-hydrate dehydratase/NAD(P)H-hydrate epimerase, whose product MQGIWTTERIREAEGRAFAVTPEGELMRRASFGLAVQIADLLDDHTGGVSGRRVVLLVGSGDNGGDALWAGAFLRRRGVAVTAILLKPEKAHPAGLKALKRAGGRVASAEDGPQWIDRADVVVDGIVGISASGSLRPDAARLVDLVEAPIVAVDLPSGVDPDTGAVDGPAVKATRTVTFGALKPVHALAPSWCGEVVLVDIGLELTDPDLRRLDIVDVAAAWPVPGPEDDKYSQGVVGVAAGSATYPGAAVLAAGSAVRATSGLVRYAGHAADVVRGQWPEVIATGTVADAGRVQAWVVGPGIGTGSDGRDVLRYVLSQGVPVCADADATTIIAKSPDVLDARDPDTPLVLTPHAGEYERLMGRKPGPDRVTAAREAAKKYNAVVLLKGHCTVVAAPDGRVVVNRPRGAWLATAGSGDVLSGLVGALLAAGLDPWLAAAAAADVHSLAGAIAAQNAPTSASGLVHAIPEAIRSIRSLTS is encoded by the coding sequence GTGCAGGGAATCTGGACCACGGAACGGATTCGCGAAGCGGAGGGGCGGGCGTTCGCCGTCACGCCGGAAGGCGAGCTGATGCGGCGGGCGTCGTTCGGGCTCGCGGTGCAGATCGCGGACCTGCTCGACGACCACACCGGCGGGGTGTCCGGACGCCGGGTCGTCCTGCTGGTCGGCTCCGGCGACAACGGCGGTGACGCGCTGTGGGCCGGGGCGTTCCTGCGCCGGCGCGGAGTCGCCGTCACGGCGATCCTGCTGAAACCCGAGAAGGCGCACCCCGCGGGTCTCAAGGCGTTGAAGCGTGCCGGCGGCCGGGTGGCGTCTGCCGAGGACGGTCCACAGTGGATCGACCGCGCCGACGTCGTGGTCGACGGGATCGTCGGCATCTCCGCCAGCGGCTCGCTGCGGCCGGACGCCGCACGGCTCGTCGACCTGGTCGAGGCGCCGATCGTCGCGGTCGACCTGCCCAGCGGCGTCGACCCGGACACCGGCGCGGTCGACGGCCCGGCGGTGAAGGCGACCCGCACGGTGACGTTCGGCGCGCTGAAGCCGGTGCACGCGCTCGCGCCGTCGTGGTGCGGCGAGGTCGTGCTGGTCGACATCGGCCTCGAGCTGACGGACCCGGACCTCCGGCGGCTCGACATCGTCGACGTCGCGGCCGCCTGGCCGGTGCCCGGCCCGGAGGACGACAAGTACAGCCAGGGAGTCGTCGGCGTCGCGGCGGGCTCGGCGACCTACCCGGGCGCGGCGGTGCTGGCCGCGGGCTCGGCCGTCCGCGCGACCTCGGGTCTCGTGCGGTACGCGGGCCACGCGGCCGACGTCGTCCGCGGGCAGTGGCCGGAGGTCATCGCGACCGGCACGGTGGCCGACGCGGGCCGGGTCCAGGCGTGGGTGGTCGGGCCGGGCATCGGCACCGGCTCCGACGGCCGGGATGTGCTGCGGTATGTCCTGAGCCAGGGCGTCCCGGTCTGCGCCGACGCCGACGCGACGACGATCATCGCGAAGTCCCCGGACGTCCTCGACGCGCGCGACCCGGACACGCCGCTGGTCCTGACGCCCCACGCGGGCGAGTACGAGCGGTTGATGGGCCGCAAGCCGGGCCCGGACCGGGTGACGGCGGCGCGCGAAGCGGCGAAGAAGTACAACGCGGTGGTGCTGCTGAAGGGGCACTGCACGGTGGTCGCGGCCCCGGACGGCCGGGTGGTGGTGAACCGTCCCCGAGGAGCCTGGCTGGCCACGGCCGGTTCGGGTGACGTGCTGTCGGGTCTGGTGGGCGCTCTCCTGGCGGCCGGTTTGGACCCCTGGCTGGCCGCCGCCGCGGCGGCCGATGTGCACTCGCTGGCCGGAGCGATCGCGGCCCAGAACGCCCCGACCTCGGCATCCGGGCTGGTCCACGCGATCCCGGAGGCGATCCGCTCGATCCGCTCGCTAACGTCCTGA